The following coding sequences are from one Dermacentor andersoni chromosome 5, qqDerAnde1_hic_scaffold, whole genome shotgun sequence window:
- the bbx gene encoding uncharacterized protein bbx, giving the protein MNAFFLFCKRHRSVVRERYPHLENRAITKILGEWWASLEPHEKHTYTELAKQYKEAFMKANPDFKWCKMPTLPTRSPVTRTKGATTKGDTLRWSPEQTNCPRSDMPRVPTLTKDPLSISRQNNNSPVLQQQGSNSQDEPLATKQMTESGGNAAEQSGAPNPAPSNNPPVCCKPPKKRYLENLENGTYGGGNASRLKSESSPSPSPSPVPCAPLQRAASTDQQTNNACSALLELAEGCQGGKKPPTAGARQKSGDLNTKSQDNGSSGLSTTATSTTTTTLTSTSSNGSSGLCGGGSVPPAGFGPIPMFDVSAANRIIDQAFSQPTTASSTSVTPPPFTALSTSSSSTPPPSSSSATGLGSGCGSSSAAAKARERERFFNVSSALSLAQSLNRGDEEQPLNLCKERPMTTIKTCQQDIINHIIDKFLCGPSNVEPLDGTVFSAHGSSRHPDDSPAVPAVVAAAVPGTVPTPNAGFYRGSADEDGDNVQKKVSAGSHKSGVRRKGLAANSPSKRARINASLTGDEDGGSSPERGRKSQRSCKGQRYQALVSEGVLPGSKERKGLVRKSDDEGDDEPSRLGGGGRRDDGAKVPRKNSGTFNLDAQIAALPKCSMESFTRRKNKKKSSQPEDDGRDDCASADAAEPGGKDPDFRTSLARSVRQRSESGASGTDEAVDDPSSPPPASSPSDHSSIMPRKFKTGDFDLDEHLAALPKCDIEVLSRRKKELRRDSASSSGRQDCKADDSGTESDHAGASESTEENGVREWHSGEEEESEDAGRTSPKKDKRKRRKGAPMEEDFPSSLATLADIALSQKEKMQD; this is encoded by the exons ATGAATGCCTTCTTCCTGTTCTGCAAGCGGCACCGCAGCGTGGTGCGTGAGCGCTACCCGCACCTTGAGAATCGCGCCATCACCAAAATCCTGGGCGAGTGGTGGGCCAGCCTTGAGCCCCACGAGAAACACACCTACACGGAGCTTGCCAAGCAG TACAAGGAGGCTTTTATGAAGGCCAATCCGGACTTCAAATGGTGCAAGATGCCCACCTTGCCCACGCGGTCTCCAGTGACGCGCACTAAGGGGGCCACCACCAAGGGAGACACGCTGCGCTGGAGCCCCGAGCAGACAAACTGCCCTCGGTCGGATATGCCACGGGTGCCCACCCTCACAA AGGACCCGCTGAGCATCTCGAGGCAGAACAATAATAGCCCAGTGCTGCAACAGCAGGGCTCAAACTCTCAGGACGAGCCACTGGCAACAAAGCAAATGACCGAGTCTGGCGGCAACGCGGCCGAGCAGTCTGGTGCTCCAAACCCGGCACCCTCGAACAACCCGCCAGTCTGCTGCAAgccgccaaagaagcgctacctGGAGAACCTTGAGAACGGCACATACGGCGGGGGCAATGCAAGCCGGCTCAAGTCGGagtcgtcgccgtcgccatctCCCTCGCCGGTGCCCTGTGCGCCACTGCAGAGGGCGGCCTCCACGGATCAGCAGACTAACAATGCATGTTCAGCCCTGCTTGAACTGGCAGAG GGATGCCAGGGTGGGAAGAAGCCACCAACTGCAGGAGCTCGCCAGAAATCTGGGGACCTGAACACCAAGTCACAAGATAATGGTAGCAGCGGCTTGTCTACTACTGCGACAAGCACCACGACTACAACGTTGACGAGCACCAGTAGCAATGGAAGTAGTGGTCTGTGTGGTGGCGGCTCGGTTCCCCCGGCTGGCTTCGGCCCAATCCCCATGTTCGACGTCAGCGCTGCCAACCGCATCATCGACCAGGCATTCAGCCAGCCCACCACTGCCAGCAGCACATCTGTGACGCCGCCACCATTCACGGCGCTGTCGACTTCGTCCTCAAGCACGCCTCCACCCAGCTCGAGCAGCGCAACGGGCCTCGGAAGTGGATGTGGGAGCAGCTCGGCCGCGGCTAAGGCACGTGAGCGCGAGCGCTTCTTCAACGTGTCGTCGGCGCTGAGTCTCGCGCAGTCTCTCAACCGAGGCGACGAGGAGCAGCCGCTGAACCTGTGCAAGGAGCGCCCTATGACAACGATCAAGACCTGCCAGCAGGACATCATCAACCACATCATCGACAAGTTCCTCTGCGGCCCTAGTAATGTGGAGCCGCTGGACGGCACAGTCTTCTCAGCGCACGGCTCCTCGCGTCATCCCGATGACAGCCCCGCAGTGCCGGCTGTTGTGGCCGCTGCCGTCCCGGGTACAGTGCCCACACCAAACGCAGGATTCTACCGCGGCAGTGCAGACGAGGATGGAGACAATGTGCAGAAGAAGGTTTCTGCTGGAAGCCACAAGAGTGGCGTTCGGCGTAAGGGGCTTGCTGCCAATTCGCCGAGCAAGCGTGCGCGGATCAATGCATCCTTGACCGGGGACGAGGACGGGGGCAGCAGCCCGGAGAGGGGGCGGAAGAGTCAGCGGTCATGCAAGGGTCAGCGTTACCAGGCGCTGGTGTCTGAAGGTGTGCTGCCGGGCTCCAAAGAGCGAAAAGGGCTTGTCCGCAAGTCGGATGATGAAGGAGACGATGAGCCCAGCAGGCTGGGTGGAGGAGGACGCAGGGATGATGGGGCCAAGGTGCCTCGCAAGAACAG TGGCACTTTCAACCTGGACGCCCAGATAGCAGCTCTGCCCAAGTGCAGCATGGAGTCGTTCACACGGCGCAAGAACAAAAAGAAGTCCAGCCAACCAGAGGACGATGGCAGGGACGATTGTGCCTCTGCTGACGCTGCAGAACCAGGGGGCAAGGACCCTGACTTCCGGACAAGCTTAGCCAGGTCTGTGCGGCAACGCAGTGAATCGGGGGCGTCTGGCACAGACGAGGCAGTGGACGATCCCTCAAGCCCCCCACCTGCATCCTCACCTAGTGATCATTCATCTATTATGCCCAGGAAGTTCAAGACAGG GGACTTTGACCTGGACGAACACCTTGCTGCCCTTCCAAAGTGTGACATTGAGGTCTTAAGCCGACGAAAAAAGGAGCTACGGCGAGATTCTGCCTCTTCTAGCGGCAGACAAG ACTGCAAGGCCGATGACTCGGGGACAGAGTCCGACCATGCGGGCGCCTCGGAGTCTACTGAGGAGAATGGAGTGAGAGAATGGCATAGCGGTGAGGAGGAAGAATCGGAGGATGCCGGACGGACCAGCCCCAAGAAGGACAAGCGGAAGAGACGCAAAG